The Juglans microcarpa x Juglans regia isolate MS1-56 chromosome 8D, Jm3101_v1.0, whole genome shotgun sequence genomic sequence TGGAAGTATCTTTGagtcaaattcaaaatatgGTCCCATTGCTGTTGGCTGGAAAGGTTTGCAATACTTCAAGcccttatattatatatatttaggtaATGGTGAATAATCCGagattttcaaattcatttgTTCTAGATTTCCATGCATGGCTTTGTAGGTTGTATTCCCTTCGATGCCTCAGTAGTAGTCTCCTTCCCAATCAACTTTTCCTGGTAAACGGTGTTGAATAGAGTAgagaattaaaagagttgagtGGTTTAGTCTACACACCTCTGATGGCTCTACATGCTCATGCAGTATGAAACAGAACATAATTAACTTCGACTGTTGTTTTAAAGGATCCTTACTTGTTTCACAGACTTCCAAAATGGACTCTGCTGAAAGAGTCTCAGTTTccttttgtcttcttcttcatcccttttatttttattttttctgtcttgcttttattttggcaattctaatttgaaaaattgttagCTGTATTTTTTGACGACCTTATATTGTATATTCTGTCTTAAGTAGTCCCAGTCACTACATTTTATGTCTGGTCGGTGCACTTTTTAATCCCTCAACTAAATATTCAAATTGAACATTCTCTGTAGATATCTGGAATTGCCCATGATCTTCAGCGCACAAAGTTTCCCCTTGAACCTGCTGAAGAAGAGGCTGGGAAGGTTATATTAGGACTGCTTCGACAAGCAATTCCTGTGTCCAATTCTGTGAATGATTTAGAACTCGAGGCTGTTCGACTTGCAGCTTTGACATTAAAAATTACATCCCCTTCTGCAGTTTTGATAGAGAGAAGATCTATTAAGAGTTTACATGATAAAGCCCCTGACACAGACCCtaagaaaaaaatcttgaagTGGCTCTTCTATCTTTTGAGGAAATATGGAACAATAATTGGACGATACCAGGATGATGACAGCCATATGCAGTGTGATGAGACTCAAGCCGATGACTTTGGTACACCCGAACCTCCCAAGGAGTTCAAGTGTCCCATCTCTCTGCAGGTGATGCATGATCCAGTGATTATTGCTTCTGGGCTGACATTTGAACGATTTTGGATAGAGCAGTGGTTTAATGAGGGTAACCAGACATGCCCTATAACTCAAATGACGCTTGACAACTTGTTCATGACTCCAAACTCTGTACTGAAGGAACTCGTATCAGCTTGGTCTTCCAAGCAGGGGATTACTATTCCTGACCCATATTTAGAACCAAACACTTCCTCTCATGTCTCCCTGGATTCTTCATTTTCCAGTTCCATTGCCAGCATTCCTTGTTCTGTGAATTACTTGAACCTTCAACTTAGTGCTGTGTCCATACGCTCTTCAGGGACTGATGATGTTCCAGAAATTTTAGACCACTTTAGTGAAAGCAGATTAAGTTGTAGGCATAGACAGAAGAATGCAGTTTCTCAAGAACTTAACAATTCTACAGAGAGTTATGGAAACATGTTGGCGTCTCTTTCCAGACTTGCTGCACTTTCATGGGGATCACAGTGCAAGACAGTTAGAGATGTGAACAAAACACTTCGGGAAAATAAACACGCATGTCATACTACAATTTCCAACAGTTGTGTCGAACCTTTGATTAAATTTTTGAAGGATGCACATGAATTAAATGATGTAAAACAACAGAGAGATGGAGCAGAGGTGCTGTTGATGATTTTGAGAAATAGCAGGTGATAATTCTATTGCATGGacagtttttttcttcttttctgcaGATTATAGCTTTAATTATGAGCCTTTATGGTCTCAAGGCATGAGGCTTTCCAGTTTTTCTTGAAAtgagaaaaattgaaagagagTGGCATAGGATTGAAGACTATAAGGCATGCTACAAACGTATGGTTTCACATCGACAACAAGAGCTATAATGATTAGATCAAAATAATAGAACctaatcagaaaaaaaaatcattttttggggGCTTAAACTTTTAGGTAGGTAACTGTGAACTTATATGAAAGATATTCCATGGATTTCCCAAACAGTTGTAGAAAGTACTAAATGGTAAATGATTTGCTAGTATATATACGGGCAAAACATTCTTTCATCCTCTTACCTCTATTTCTGCTCCCACCCTTTGGTAGTGGTTTCTGTGAACATGAACCTgttcttctttctattgttcACTATATTTTGGTGCATGAGAAATTCCTAGATCCTATGCTGATCAACTTTCTGCTGTTTCATGCAGCAGTGAAATGCTACTGTTTGATAAAGATGGGATTTACGTGTTGGCATCATATATTGACACTGAAATCACTGGAGAAGTCCTTGGTATCATAGAGGTTTTGTCTTCCCAACCTAAATACAAGTCTATGATAGTGGCATCTGGTGTTCTTCCTTCCATTCTTAAAGTCCTCGATACCAAGACCAGGGACTTTCACAGTATTGCCATGCAGATACTGTGTAATTTATCCTTCAATTGTGATGTTGGATACCATATAGTGTATTTGGACTGCATTCCAAAGCTGATTCAGTTATTGGGTGATCCAGATCTGGCTCGGTTTTGCATTGAGATCATTAGGAACCTATGCAGTATAGTAGAGGTTAGGATTGCAGTAGCTGAAAGCAGCTCGTGCATCAGTGACATTTCCCAAATACTCGAAACTGGAACGAAGGAGGAACAAGAACATGCTGCAGATGTTCTTCTTTTTGTATGTCGTGAGCATGCCGACTTCTGTCAACTGGTCATGAGAGGCACCATCATACAATCTTTATTCGATTTGTCTCTCAATGGGAATTCCAGAGGTCAAAAAATTGCCTCCGAATTGCTCCAACTCTTGGAAAATGTCAAAGATGATCCTCCAGAATGTTCAATTCCCGAAATTGATCTGGCCCTGCTCGACATCTCAAGCTCCTCCAGCTGCCAGAATGAAGAGAAGAAACCGTCTTACAGGGCATTTTGGTTCTTTGGAAAGATTTTATCACTATATTCCATACGTAGCTCTTAGCATAATTTTGGTCTCAGAttagatatatacatacaaaaaaCACAGGACATAAGAGGATTGAGTCTCCCACCAGCCTCATCCGTCTGTCATATATGCATTCTCTCATTGGAGCTGGTGGCATGAGTTTCAGACCATCGTGCAACTCTTTGTAGTTGTACAGTACTGGAATCATAGGAGAAAGACCCCCCACATGTTCTTACCCGAAGTTAAAGGCTTTAGATAGGAGAAAGATATACACATGAAGTGGGTCCCACAACAGTTCTTGTTACTACTTGAACAATACATATCGTAGGACTCACTTCATCTGTTTATTTATCTCCTACTTGAAGTTTTCAAGTTCTTGCTCGAACTTGAGGAATCCTTGATCTGATCCGTAatggtatataaaattatacagGAAATGTAAAGTCCAAGTTGCAGTTGTGATGAGCAAAGTGTTGACCTTGTAGTGTTGTTTCAATTTCCTTGTACAGTGTAACGAAAAGGTTACTTTGGTAATTGTGTGCTTTGCAGTTCGACTGAGCAAGATATACATTGTGTATTGTGTGCGATCTCTAGTATGTTTGCTTTTTGGTAGTTAATATGCAGATTCAGAAATTCATTTTCAATCCATAAAGGACCAAGTAGAGTGGAAGATCTTGACATGGTCCCATTCCAAGTTGTGTGAAAGATCTTgatgtcctctctctctctctctctctctctctggacaACAAAACACCCAAACATTCTATTAACTGACAAAGGTAGACATTTAACATACTTTTTGTTTATTCAGCATGTCGCATACaagaatattgattttggaaactgatattttccttttgggatTTCACGGTTTCTGTaaaaagaaatactttaatacgagaaattacacaaaagtaaactcacaaaattaCGTGGCttgattgtaaagttacttttatcgTAAAGGAGATGTAACGGATCATATgaaactacatcaatttataaatttattttattataatctctttgtatttGTAACAGTTTAAATATTGCTCCATATCCAAAATCTAAAATCCTTCTGCATGTAGGTGTCGTTTAGGTTCTAATAGTAGTCACCTCTAATGAATTCGTTCAATCGCTTCAGTTCTCCACTTTGCTGCTCCACTACTGCTCTTACAACATCTACAATGGAGATCATTCCAACTATCTTCCCATCCATCACTGGAACATGTCGTATCCGATTCTCTGCAAACACCAAGATTGCTCATTACTCTTTCTATTATTttgcatatttatttaaaacaaaagaaaatgcaaaaagaGAATTAGAGGTGCAAAAAAAAGGGTGTGGGTTGTCTATCACACATTGGATGGAGGCATATGAAAGATCGGATCATATAAGACCTCAATTAGATATCAGGAGAGATAGACACATGAAATGAGCTCTACAGAGTATTATCAGTTCCTCTGTAGATTTTTTTGGACAGCgctaaataatcaataaatattgtaggacCCAGTTAAGTATCTGTCACACTTGAGACATCAAATTCGAGTAAGAACTTGAAGAGATAGATCTTGATTTTCAATCCTTACTGGATGTTGCAGAATACGAGTTACTAGCATGACCCTCTCACCTGTCATGAGCTGCATTGCTTTaagaatgttggtatcagatGTCACCGTTATCAGTTTGTCCTGTTGAAGGCAAATTAGCAACCGAGAAAGTTAAAAGAGGTCATGAATAGCCTGGTTTTTAAGTATTTCAGAGATTTAATACTAGACTAACAAAAGCATGAAATAACCTTATCAGTCATAATTTCCCCAACTCTTGTAAGCGTCGGTGATCTTCCTTGCCCGATTATTTTCATCGTGTAGTCTGCTCTTTCGTTTgtttcaccattaaaaaaaaaaaatcagaagaaaataaacttcTGTTTTGACTAAGGTTGATGTCCCCCCAATTGTTTGCATATATCGTATGAATAAACTAGGCAGAAAAACATCTTATTgttttaatactaaatataagtttaaagtgtgcaagtctcgtgtaagtcttttgaaaaaaaatgagactctTCGTTAAAAAAACGAGTTTTTTCGTGTAggtctcgtttttttttttaagagactTACATAGCCTGGAATtacacaaataatttttcatgtatatatagtttttaacaTGAGCTCATCGTTTGGAATTCTTTTAAGTAACCCCTAACCGCAATACTACAAAAGTATTATCCTATAAATAAGAATttagtaataaaattagaatCTCGTCCTCTTcttaaggaagaagaaaaaagaaaaccatatgAATTACCTCTTTCGGTGACGAGTCCTGCAAGATGTTGCACCACTGGTTTTAGGACAACTAGCGACCCAATATTATTTGCAGCCATCTGCTATATTAtcaaattcattattttaaaatgcaTGTAATGTTAATAGTTTTGAAGTTttcaaaacaaatgaaatatcaTTGAACTAGGACTCTTGCCTTTTTTACAGCATGAATGACAGCATCATCAGTGTGGCACCACAGCCAGGAACCAACTTTTTCTCCTCCCTTTGTCATCAGCACCTCTGCCACCGTCACATTCTCCAGCCCCTTCAGCTGCACGGGTGAAGATCTAGAGGAGGAGGTGACGCCTCCAAAACGCGAAAggaatttctccacttcgaatGCTGCTCCTCCATTCCCATGCTGCTGCAGAATTGCAGCCCTGAATGTTTCTTGGTAAGATCGTATTGCTCTGACTAGTCCTTGCATCTAGTACTTTTactctttaaattaaaaaaagaaaaagaaaaacatgaaaGAATCATGATATACATGAACAATGCATAAACAGTAACTGATATTTGTTTACCCTTTCCTCAAACATATTGAAAGCAAAGTCGCAAACTTATCGAGGGCTCCTAAGTGCATGGTTAGGCATGTTTGAGGTTGATTTCAAAGAGAATGGAACAAATGATCAAAAGGTGGCATGGAAGTATTACCTGTGCTGCAGAGAAAAGCTTCAAAATAGGTTGGAACTAAGCTGTCCTAACGATGGCAGTGGGAATAGCAATCTTAAATAATCCATGCATGAAATTTCAAAGAGATGACACACAAGAATATCTTGCTGTAAAAGTACCTTTCTTAAATGGGTGTGTGAAGGAAGAGgaattttagtttatatatcagttttttttttttcgctctCAGATGCCTAACTTCTTGGTCAGGTTGCTTCTTCATCTGTATCATGACATGCAGGAAGTTTGCATGGTCTGGAATCGAATCAATAGTCATGTGGATTAGCAAttattgatttctttttcttgttttttttttggaagaatgTTCTTTAGCGCTCAGctacaaagtgattacacaaaagtaattctacaaactgacgtgacttgatgtgatttttcatattataaaataaagtagatttaacggatCAGATAAAGTCGTATCAGTTTGAGagattatttttgaaaaattcatttttaaatgtAGCAATCATCTTAGGTTTAAATTCATGTTTTGAATCCAGGGATCACTCTGAAAAGTAAATAGGATTAATTCCTTTTGGCTTGGAAGGGTGGATGTCACATGGCTTGGACCCCACTCAAGCCTAAGATCATAACTTGATAAAAGCTTAGTTATCCCCTAATTACTCCCAAAGGTCATAATCTGTGCGACAAAACAATCAAGTAAAGGGTAATCCAACACAAAGAAAGAGACTCTATGGCTATGTTTGGGCACTCgcctcatcttttttttttttttttttttttttttttttttttttttttttttaattttctttccaaatatcactcaaatacaaaatacgttttaatttcaaatcttcaattttttcatctaataattataaatttcctaaacttcaaaacaaaacacaaagataatacaactttttaaaatttttaaaaatattatattaaagaattatattttaacaatattttaactttataatat encodes the following:
- the LOC121242935 gene encoding U-box domain-containing protein 5-like isoform X2, which gives rise to MENNGAEVVELRYHCTIKVHRLMCLELKKFIDRISEILPAIESAQPGCTSGIEAMCTIKQALDKAKLLIQHCSESSKLYLAITTERIVSRCKKIRKTLEVSLSQIQNMVPLLLAGKISGIAHDLQRTKFPLEPAEEEAGKVILGLLRQAIPVSNSVNDLELEAVRLAALTLKITSPSAVLIERRSIKSLHDKAPDTDPKKKILKWLFYLLRKYGTIIGRYQDDDSHMQCDETQADDFGTPEPPKEFKCPISLQVMHDPVIIASGLTFERFWIEQWFNEGNQTCPITQMTLDNLFMTPNSVLKELVSAWSSKQGITIPDPYLEPNTSSHVSLDSSFSSSIASIPCSVNYLNLQLSAVSIRSSGTDDVPEILDHFSESRLSCRHRQKNAVSQELNNSTESYGNMLASLSRLAALSWGSQCKTVRDVNKTLRENKHACHTTISNSCVEPLIKFLKDAHELNDVKQQRDGAEVLLMILRNSSEMLLFDKDGIYVLASYIDTEITGEVLGIIEVLSSQPKYKSMIVASGVLPSILKVLDTKTRDFHSIAMQILCNLSFNCDVGYHIVYLDCIPKLIQLLGDPDLARFCIEIIRNLCSIVEVRIAVAESSSCISDISQILETGTKEEQEHAADVLLFVCREHADFCQLVMRGTIIQSLFDLSLNGNSRGQKIASELLQLLENVKDDPPECSIPEIDLALLDISSSSSCQNEEKKPSYRAFWFFGKILSLYSIRSS
- the LOC121242935 gene encoding U-box domain-containing protein 5-like isoform X3; translation: MALHAHAISGIAHDLQRTKFPLEPAEEEAGKVILGLLRQAIPVSNSVNDLELEAVRLAALTLKITSPSAVLIERRSIKSLHDKAPDTDPKKKILKWLFYLLRKYGTIIGRYQDDDSHMQCDETQADDFGTPEPPKEFKCPISLQVMHDPVIIASGLTFERFWIEQWFNEGNQTCPITQMTLDNLFMTPNSVLKELVSAWSSKQGITIPDPYLEPNTSSHVSLDSSFSSSIASIPCSVNYLNLQLSAVSIRSSGTDDVPEILDHFSESRLSCRHRQKNAVSQELNNSTESYGNMLASLSRLAALSWGSQCKTVRDVNKTLRENKHACHTTISNSCVEPLIKFLKDAHELNDVKQQRDGAEVLLMILRNSSSEMLLFDKDGIYVLASYIDTEITGEVLGIIEVLSSQPKYKSMIVASGVLPSILKVLDTKTRDFHSIAMQILCNLSFNCDVGYHIVYLDCIPKLIQLLGDPDLARFCIEIIRNLCSIVEVRIAVAESSSCISDISQILETGTKEEQEHAADVLLFVCREHADFCQLVMRGTIIQSLFDLSLNGNSRGQKIASELLQLLENVKDDPPECSIPEIDLALLDISSSSSCQNEEKKPSYRAFWFFGKILSLYSIRSS
- the LOC121242935 gene encoding U-box domain-containing protein 5-like isoform X1, encoding MENNGAEVVELRYHCTIKVHRLMCLELKKFIDRISEILPAIESAQPGCTSGIEAMCTIKQALDKAKLLIQHCSESSKLYLAITTERIVSRCKKIRKTLEVSLSQIQNMVPLLLAGKISGIAHDLQRTKFPLEPAEEEAGKVILGLLRQAIPVSNSVNDLELEAVRLAALTLKITSPSAVLIERRSIKSLHDKAPDTDPKKKILKWLFYLLRKYGTIIGRYQDDDSHMQCDETQADDFGTPEPPKEFKCPISLQVMHDPVIIASGLTFERFWIEQWFNEGNQTCPITQMTLDNLFMTPNSVLKELVSAWSSKQGITIPDPYLEPNTSSHVSLDSSFSSSIASIPCSVNYLNLQLSAVSIRSSGTDDVPEILDHFSESRLSCRHRQKNAVSQELNNSTESYGNMLASLSRLAALSWGSQCKTVRDVNKTLRENKHACHTTISNSCVEPLIKFLKDAHELNDVKQQRDGAEVLLMILRNSSSEMLLFDKDGIYVLASYIDTEITGEVLGIIEVLSSQPKYKSMIVASGVLPSILKVLDTKTRDFHSIAMQILCNLSFNCDVGYHIVYLDCIPKLIQLLGDPDLARFCIEIIRNLCSIVEVRIAVAESSSCISDISQILETGTKEEQEHAADVLLFVCREHADFCQLVMRGTIIQSLFDLSLNGNSRGQKIASELLQLLENVKDDPPECSIPEIDLALLDISSSSSCQNEEKKPSYRAFWFFGKILSLYSIRSS
- the LOC121242936 gene encoding CBS domain-containing protein CBSX3, mitochondrial-like, with product MQGLVRAIRSYQETFRAAILQQHGNGGAAFEVEKFLSRFGGVTSSSRSSPVQLKGLENVTVAEVLMTKGGEKVGSWLWCHTDDAVIHAVKKMAANNIGSLVVLKPVVQHLAGLVTERDYTMKIIGQGRSPTLTRVGEIMTDKDKLITVTSDTNILKAMQLMTENRIRHVPVMDGKIVGMISIVDVVRAVVEQQSGELKRLNEFIRGDYY